The Vicinamibacteria bacterium genome has a segment encoding these proteins:
- a CDS encoding DinB family protein has translation MTSTKIREILQTIDRDRSNLLSAVEGLQPGQLGHRELPEAWSIEDVLHHLALADESSAKLMALMLRRAREESLPPDPSPDRSVLDSIDEVVARAENQKAKAPDRVTPRSRIEVEESLSRLRLSRDKIETTVEALSAFDLSLLTFPHPFFGELNTYQWLLVTGWHERRHTRQIERVKSSPGFPGGAIST, from the coding sequence ATGACCTCGACGAAGATACGCGAGATCCTGCAGACCATCGATCGTGATCGTTCGAATTTGCTGAGCGCGGTCGAGGGGCTCCAACCGGGGCAGCTGGGGCACCGAGAGTTGCCCGAGGCTTGGTCCATCGAAGACGTGCTTCATCATCTGGCGCTCGCCGATGAGTCCAGCGCGAAACTCATGGCTTTGATGCTTCGAAGGGCGCGAGAAGAATCGCTGCCACCCGATCCGAGCCCCGATCGCTCGGTGCTGGACTCGATCGATGAGGTGGTGGCCCGCGCCGAGAACCAGAAGGCAAAGGCGCCAGATCGCGTGACACCCCGCAGCCGAATCGAGGTCGAGGAGTCGCTTTCTCGCCTACGTCTTTCTCGCGACAAGATTGAGACCACCGTCGAGGCGCTGTCGGCTTTCGACCTTTCCCTACTCACTTTTCCTCACCCCTTTTTCGGTGAGCTCAATACCTACCAGTGGCTTCTCGTCACCGGTTGGCACGAGCGGAGGCACACGAGACAGATCGAGAGGGTCAAATCGAGCCCCGGGTTCCCGGGGGGCGCCATTTCAACTTGA